The following DNA comes from Candidatus Methylacidiphilales bacterium.
TTAAGGTCTTTGACGTAGAGCGGGTCCGGAATGCTGTCAATGACGGATTGCAGAAGGTTCCGTTCGTTCAGGATCGCCTCCTTGGCGGCCAACTGTCCCAGCAAAATCCCGATGCTCGAGCAATACAGTTGAATGAGAGCCAGGTCCGCCGGCTTGAACTTGCGGCGGGTCAAAAGATTGTCAGCAAGAAGAAAGCGGAAGGGTGTGCTTCCATTCGGAATCAGGGCCAGGGCGCGTTGAAGGCAACCAGTTTTTTTATTTCCGGCTTTTTTTTGCGGGATTTCTGCGCAATGGCAGGCGGCGATATTTTTCTTCCGTGCTTCTACAATGAGGGAATCCAACAGATCTTTGGACCAAACTTCAGGGTCTGTCGTATTCTTGCCGTCAACGAGATGGCGGATGTGGCGCTCGTCGCGCAGGGAGCCGGTTTCATCCGTGCCGAATGTGCCGGAGATGGTGTTATGGGCGGGTTCGTAATTCCAAATTGCCAGACGGTCGATCTTGATTTTTTTGCGCCCGAGCGCAATGGCGTTTTCAAAAAGTTTGTCGTGGGAGTGGCACAAGGCGAGCTCGTTGACGCTTTCCACCAATCCGAGCGTGCTCAAGCTTGGCAGGTCATCGTTGGTATCCATGATCCTTATGGGTCCGGCCCCCTTGCCGGACTTGACGGAAAATATACCAACTTTCACAATGTTGGCGACAGAAAAAAATCAGGGTGGGCTTTATCCCACCCGGCTGCAAAATTTCTGGCCCGTGGCCCCGCAACAGTTTTTGAATTTCTTCTTGGGGTCGAGCGGGCAGGGGTCATTGCGGCCCAATTTCGGACCTGCCCGGTGAACGGGCAACGCGATATCGGCCGCAGGCTCCTCGCTCGGAACGGCGGTGAGGTCTTCGACGGGTCCCTGTGCAGGGCCTGTACCGGACAGCAGGCCAGAAATTCCCGGCATTTCGGCATGCAGGAATTTCTGAGGCAGAGCCTGAAGGAATTGTTCGAAAGCAGTCAGGCTTGTACTGGAACGGAACAGGTTGTTGACGATTTCCCGTTTGATGTTCGCCATCAGCTCCGCGAACATTTCATAGCCTTCCTGTTTGTATTCGATCAGCGGGTCCTTTTGCCCGTGGGCGCGCAGGCCGATGCTGGTGCGCAGGCCGTCCATGGCGTAGAGGTGTTCCTGCCAGAGCCTGTCGATGGCATTCAGGATGATGTAACGCTCTAATGAGATGACAGCCTCGGGGTTCTCGAATTTAACCTTGGTCTCATAGGCCGCGCGGACGCGCTCCTTCACGGCAAGAACGGTTTTCTCGACGGGTTGGCTCCAATCGATGTCTGTCCGGTTCAGGCCGAGCGGCATGGCGCTGTTGAGCCACTTGAGCAGGCCGTCGATGTCGGGCTGCGGCCCATCGATCCGCATGGCGGTCTCTTGCTGGACGACGTCATCCACCACATCGAAAACCTCCTGGCGCGTGTTTTCAGCGGTCAGGATGTCGGTGCGGAATGTGTAGATGACCGTCCGCTGCTGGTTCATCACGTCGTCATACTGCAGGGTGTGTTTCCGGATCTGGTAATTCCGCTGCTCGACGCGTTTTTGGGCGTTTTCCACGGTTTTATTCAACCAGGGATGGGCGAGTCCCTCGTTGTCCTCCATGCCCAGGCGCGTCATCATGGTGGAAATCCGGCGGGAATCCCCGAAGTTGCGCATGAGATCGTCTTCAAACGAAATATAGAACTGGGAAGAACCGGGGTCTCCCTGGCGCGCGCAACGTCCGCGCAACTGGCGGTCGATGCGCCGGGACTCGTGGCGTTCCGTGCCGATGACGTGCAGCCCTCCCAGGTCCGCGATTCCGGCGCCCAATTTGATGTCCGTGCCGCGGCCCGCCATGTTGGTGGCGATGGTGACGGAACCGCGCTGCCCGGCTCGGGCGACGATCTCGGCCTCCTGCTGGTGAAACTTGGCGTTGAGTACGGTGTGAGGGATGTTTTCGCGCCGCAGCATCCGGGAGATGATCTCCGAGCTTTCCACCGAAGCGGTGCCGACGAGCATGGGCTGGCCCTTGGTGTGGCGCCTTTTGATCTCGTCAATCAGCGCGCCCAATTTCTCGCGGCGCGTCTTGAAGATCAGGTCGTCCGAATCCGCGCGGACACAGGGCTGGTTGGTGGGGATGACCAGGACATCGAGCCGGTAGATGTCGCGGAATTCATTGGCCTCGGTTTCCGCAGTGCCGGTCATGCCGGCCAGCTTTTCATAAAGACGGAAATAATTCTGGATCGTGATCGTGGCCAGTGTCTGGGTTTCCCGGTCGATTTTGACGCCTTCCTTGGCTTCCACGGCCTGGTGGAGGCCATCGCTCCAGCGCCGTCCCGGCATGAGTCGTCCGGTGTATTCATCCACGATGAGCACCTTGTTCTCCTGGATGACATAATGGACGTCCTTTTCAAACACGCAATAGGCGCGCAACAACTGGGCGATATTATGGATGCGCTGGTTGGCGTCGTCGTATTTCAACTGGGCTTCCTGCTTGGCCATTTCCTTTTCCTCGGGGCTCAGCGCCGGATTATGCTCGATGTCATGGTTCAACGTGATGAGGTCGGGCATCACGAAGGCGTCCGGGTCTCCCGGGTTGAGGAAGGTCCGGCCCATTTCCGACAGATCGGCCTCGTTGCTTTTTTCTTCGATCGAAAAATACAGTTCCTCTTTCAGCTTGTAGAGCTCGGTGCGGCGGCTGTCTTGGTAGAGCTCCAGCTCCGCGTCGTCGATGGCCCGGCGCATGTCCGGGTCTTCCATGGCTTTGAGCAGAACTTTGTTCCGTGGCATGCCCGTTTTGACCTTGAAAAGCAGGCGTCCGGCTTCAGCGCTTTTGCCTTCGTCCATCAGTTTCTTGCCTTCGTTGGCGATTTCGGTCAGGTAGGCATTCTGCTTTTTGACCAGGCTTGAGACTCCGGGCTTGAATTTGTCGTATTGATGAGTGGAAACGGTGGCCGGGCCGGAAATGATCAGCGGCGTGCGGGCTTCGTCGATCAGGATGCTGTCCACTTCGTCGATGATGGCGTAGGCGTGGCCGCGCTGGACCTGTTCTTCGACGCGGGTGGCAAGGCCGTTGTCGCGCAGGTAATCGAAGCCGAATTCCGAATTGGTGCCGTAGGTGATGTCAGCCGCGTACTGCTGGCGCCGTTCCTCGGGGCTCTGGCCGTTTTGGAGGCAGCCGACTGTCAGTCCGAGAAAGCGGTAAATTTCGCCCATCCACTCGGCGTCGCGGGCGGCGAGGTAATCGTTGACGGTGACCACATGTACGCCCGTTCCGGCCAGGGCGTTGAGATAGGTGGGAAGCGTGGCCACCAGGGTTTTGCCTTCGCCGGTGGCCATTTCGGCAATTTTGCCCTGGTGCAGCACCATGCCGCCTATGAGCTGGACATCGAATGGAACCATTTCCCAGAGGATGGGCTGGCCCCGGACATCAATGATCCGCCGGGCCTGGGTGAAGCGGCGGCAGCAATTTTTGACGGTGGCAAAGGCTTCCGGCAGCAACTGATCGACGGTTTCCCCTTTTTGGAGGCGGTCCCGGAACTCCTGGGTTTTGGCCTGGAGTTCGGTGTCGGAAAGGCCCTGGTACAACTGTTCAAACTCATTGATACGCTGGACTGCCGGCAGCATTTTCCGGACTTGGCGCTGGTTTTGGGTCCCGACGATCTTGCTGATGAACCATTGAAGCATAAGAGGAAAAGAAGGCTACATCCCCGCTTATGGGTGGCAACCGAAAAGCAAGCGAGGTCAATGGCTTTTGACGCACGTATGATTCAGCAACGCTCGATTTGAATGGATGTGACTTCGCCGGAATCGCATTCGATGGTGAGTTGAATCGGGCGGCAGCAGACCGGGCAATCTTCAATTGTAGAATGAGTGCCTTGGCCGGTGTCCGCAAATGTGGTGTAGGTTTCCCCGCAATAAGGACACTGGACGCTGCCTTCGGCCATCATGAATACAGGATAGCCTGCAAA
Coding sequences within:
- a CDS encoding CPXCG motif-containing cysteine-rich protein, which encodes MSGPEFAGYPVFMMAEGSVQCPYCGETYTTFADTGQGTHSTIEDCPVCCRPIQLTIECDSGEVTSIQIERC
- the secA gene encoding preprotein translocase subunit SecA, with translation MLQWFISKIVGTQNQRQVRKMLPAVQRINEFEQLYQGLSDTELQAKTQEFRDRLQKGETVDQLLPEAFATVKNCCRRFTQARRIIDVRGQPILWEMVPFDVQLIGGMVLHQGKIAEMATGEGKTLVATLPTYLNALAGTGVHVVTVNDYLAARDAEWMGEIYRFLGLTVGCLQNGQSPEERRQQYAADITYGTNSEFGFDYLRDNGLATRVEEQVQRGHAYAIIDEVDSILIDEARTPLIISGPATVSTHQYDKFKPGVSSLVKKQNAYLTEIANEGKKLMDEGKSAEAGRLLFKVKTGMPRNKVLLKAMEDPDMRRAIDDAELELYQDSRRTELYKLKEELYFSIEEKSNEADLSEMGRTFLNPGDPDAFVMPDLITLNHDIEHNPALSPEEKEMAKQEAQLKYDDANQRIHNIAQLLRAYCVFEKDVHYVIQENKVLIVDEYTGRLMPGRRWSDGLHQAVEAKEGVKIDRETQTLATITIQNYFRLYEKLAGMTGTAETEANEFRDIYRLDVLVIPTNQPCVRADSDDLIFKTRREKLGALIDEIKRRHTKGQPMLVGTASVESSEIISRMLRRENIPHTVLNAKFHQQEAEIVARAGQRGSVTIATNMAGRGTDIKLGAGIADLGGLHVIGTERHESRRIDRQLRGRCARQGDPGSSQFYISFEDDLMRNFGDSRRISTMMTRLGMEDNEGLAHPWLNKTVENAQKRVEQRNYQIRKHTLQYDDVMNQQRTVIYTFRTDILTAENTRQEVFDVVDDVVQQETAMRIDGPQPDIDGLLKWLNSAMPLGLNRTDIDWSQPVEKTVLAVKERVRAAYETKVKFENPEAVISLERYIILNAIDRLWQEHLYAMDGLRTSIGLRAHGQKDPLIEYKQEGYEMFAELMANIKREIVNNLFRSSTSLTAFEQFLQALPQKFLHAEMPGISGLLSGTGPAQGPVEDLTAVPSEEPAADIALPVHRAGPKLGRNDPCPLDPKKKFKNCCGATGQKFCSRVG